The proteins below come from a single Vanessa tameamea isolate UH-Manoa-2023 chromosome 15, ilVanTame1 primary haplotype, whole genome shotgun sequence genomic window:
- the LOC113396548 gene encoding general transcriptional corepressor trfA isoform X1, whose protein sequence is MFDQQMRPEETRYPVDRYLVESSKKLDMINIIGDDIWNSEPALKPEDEIILRKLHDMLQSTADDLKLLSGEFSKYHGLDVQKKTLPTPLDEEFNQKVHIEEVVNAKFHGHNIGETRSTPNRMHKDVVDGILQSIGSQRNTKQFVHHGVQVNEVPILKKSSLKKKLGVSRTNVVQINENLSKPINSPDSSINTKNKNMNSYTEIAYKTDECKSLSVKNPLQIQKMPSINIRSELKEQKVLQLDINPESKDMCENNFTKHNALVIEMKHEDTPKPVSKKKFTFDHIQLNAANDKPITRKISKMSAYESCESANNNSSESQDNLRKQKIKSTTTLRATQRANLPTGHKYRKNIVSTKDTKRDGKVSVDEWQKRLKTVYGETSKLKKSGIKVTKVSPKLSNKQKNTSKHKITPNSSNNTEYIPYSKLTLGGVNVSDIEREISSIPRRGDIVLSPILYKILSSRENSFHKDTPRKNKSPKILTTSDENLLQDVLNIEKEIIRTSTVKNSNNDNQISDNGQININYSYRKGDSYDDDFEDEKSDGSNKTQVSDFESLGSKPSNNSKQDKNNEPTVIPEKMNQDANVHNKTNTKISNLSFKNTVDIFEFIHSVDTQDTGTQSNTSNKRTIQETQTSSSDDKPNVQPIHNDLWPSSIDPRGEVEKMFKLEKEFIKKLIIDEYGDLLEKEFNKPSTSKNIDNNNSDRNLSSFQKNTQTSPAHVKSVMTSPTRTKTRTTSPFALSLSVDQQTSPIVVVSNDEQLKVEIENDEDLGISVNLSSPRFSLRLPQTSREVIFKSGLSNKKEQPNNVRKNISCSSSSVDGDYSSSDISSLGEIHKMYKRRLRKSRVPSISEISSSSPSISRNSKYSSDFSGNVRPLKSEGEASIDKKNNKRSNKLSKSEGEMSFGQL, encoded by the exons ATGTTTGACCAACAGATGAGACCCGAAGAAACTCGTTATCCAGTCGATCGATATTTG gttgAGAGCAGCAAAAAACTTGATATGATTAACATTATAGGTGATGATATTTGGAACTCCGAGCCAGCGTTAAAGCCCGaagatgaaattattttaagaaagttGCATGACATGCTTCAATCGACCGCGGACGACTTAAAGCTGCTTTCGGGAGAATTCTCGAAATATCATGGATTAGATGTTCAAAAGAAAACATTGCCAACGCCTTTAGACGAAGAATTTAATCAAAAAGTTCATATTGAAGAAGTTGTAAATGCTAAATTTCACGGACACAACATAGGTGAAACTAGATCTACACCAAATAGAATGCATAAGGATGTTGTCGATGGAATTTTACAATCTATAGGGAGTCAGCGTAACACTAAGCAGTTTGTTCACCACGGTGTTCAAGTTAATGAAGTGCCAATACTTAAAAAgtcatctttaaaaaaaaagttgggcGTATCGCGCACCAATGTAGTTCAAATTAACGAAAACCTCTCTAAACCAATAAATTCACCTGATTCTTccataaatactaaaaacaaaaatatgaattccTATACTGAAATTGCCTATAAAACCGATGAGTGTAAATCGTTATCAGTCAAAAACCcgttacaaatacaaaaaatgccAAGTATCAATATAAGAAGTGAATTAAAAGAACAGAAAGTTTTACAACTTGATATAAATCCCGAAAGTAAAGATAtgtgtgaaaataattttactaaacacAATGCTTTAGTTATCGAAATGAAGCATGAGGATACACCTAAACCAGTTTCTAAAAAGAAATTTACATTTGATCATATTCAGCTCAATGCAGCAAACGATAAGCCAATAACACGGAAAATCTCTAAAATGTCGGCTTACGAAAGTTGTGAATCAGCAAACAACAATAGTTCTGAATCGCAGGATAATTTGAGAAAGCAGAAAATAAAAAGCACGACAACATTAAGGGCAACTCAACGTGCAAATCTTCCTACTGGCCACAAATATAGAAAGAATATTGTGAGTACAAAAGATACAAAGCGTGACGGTAAAGTTAGTGTTGATGAATGGCAGAAACGGTTAAAAACCGTTTACGGTgaaacatcaaaattaaaaaaatcagggataaaagtaacaaaagttTCCCCCAAATTGtctaacaaacaaaaaaacacttctaaacataaaataacaccAAATTCCTCAAATAATACTGAGTATATACCCTATTCGAAATTAACATTAGGAGGAGTCAATGTAAGCGACATTGAGAGAGAAATTTCTAGTATACCTCGTAGAGGTGATATAGTTTTGAGtcctattttgtataaaatattaagcagCCGAGAAAATTCATTTCACAAGGATACTCCTAGAAAAAATAAAAGCCCAAAAATCCTTACGACATCTGATGAAAATTTATTGCAAGACGTTCtgaatattgaaaaagaaataattcgGACCTCTACAGTGAAAAATAGTAACAATGATAATCAAATATCGGATAATggacaaattaatataaattatagttacagAAAAGGCGATAGTTACGACGATGATTTCGAAGATGAAAAATCAGATGGctcaaataaaacacaagtaAGCGATTTTGAATCATTAGGGAGTAAACCATCTAACAATTCTaaacaagataaaaataacGAACCTACTGTCATACCGGAAAAAATGAATCAGGATGCTAATGTACAcaataaaacgaatacaaagATATCAaatctatcttttaaaaatacagttgatatatttgaatttattcattCAGTTGACACTCAAGACACAGGTACACAAAGTAATACATCAAATAAAAGAACAATTCAAGAGACTCAAACTTCTTCTAGTGATGATAAGCCTAATGTTCAACCGATTCATAATGATTTATGGCCTTCTTCAATCGATCCACGTGGAGAAgttgaaaaaatgtttaaactagaaaaagaatttattaaaaagttaatcatTGACGAATACGGCGATTTATTGgaaaaagaatttaataaacCTTCAACTTCAAAAAACATAGATAACAATAATAGTGATAGAAACTTGTCCTCCTTTCAAAAGAATACGCAAACGTCTCCGGCTCACGTTAAAAGTGTAATGACGTCCCCGACTAGAACTAAAACAAGGACAACTTCACCCTTTGCGTTATCTTTATCCGTTGACCAACAAACAAGTCCAATAGTTGTCGTATCTAATGATGAACAATTGAAAGTTGAGATAGAAAATGATGAGGATCTTGGCATATCTGTTAATTTGTCGTCACCTAGATTCAGTCTGCGGCTGCCTCAAACTTCTCGAgaggttatttttaaatctggTCTTTCCAATAAAAAAGAACAACCGAACAATgtacgaaaaaatatatcatgtagTTCAAGTTCTGTTGATGGCGATTACTCTTCATCCGACATAAGCAGCTTAGGGgaaattcataaaatgtataaaagaagACTCAGGAAAAGTAGAGTTCCATCGATTTCTGAAATTAGTTCTTCTTCACCTTCTATATCTAGAAACTCTAAATATAGTTCAGATTTTTCTGGCAACGTTAGGCCTTTAAAGAGCGAAGGTGAAGCTAGTATAGacaagaaaaacaataaaagatcTAATAAACTAAGTAAAAGTGAAGGAGAAATGAGCTTTGGACAACTTTAG
- the LOC113396548 gene encoding interferon regulatory factor 2-binding protein 1 isoform X2 produces MSVMQKRQHCYLCDLPRMPWAMLHEFSEAVCRGCVNYEGADRIEVVLDTARQLKRAHGFQEGRGPSHAKGAHRAPLEAHQNGAETTARGQPAPPAHHAPSTGFTLHHSRPATNAGLLAEYGGRREEHEGRRLAHLPLAHLPTHGGARLAPGLTLKRPIEDDDHQSHHEPTKRLLEEHSRPPLTRGDSLPAVSLAAPFAPDRVFKQEKHPMRTPSFDASSFKTNGYANSAPITNGSAGSPLGRTAGSPPVTGAGAGPSPMAALMSVTDTLPPGSPRSAGGSPPQPPPQRSASRSSQHSPNSSGSNGGRRSSGSRHVSSTTSVSSTEAGEGAEAAAPASAPLLKCTLCQERLEDTHFVQCPSQPHHKFCFPCSRDSIKRQQGSEVYCPSGEKCPLANSTVPWAFMQGEIATILGEEFKPKKERET; encoded by the exons ATGTCGGTGATGCAGAAGCGCCAGCACTGCTACTTATGTGACTTGCCCCGCATGCCGTGGGCGATGTTACATGAATTCTCCGAAGCGGTATGTCGAGGGTGTGTCAATTATGAAGGTGCAGATCGGATAGAAGTTGTTTTGGATACGGCGAGACAATTAAAGCGCGCCCACGGCTTTCAAGAGGGACGTGGTCCCTCGCATGCCAAGGGTGCTCACCGGGCGCCATTAGAAGCACATCAGAATGGAGCTGAAACAACAGCTCGTGGTCAACCTGCTCCACCAGCTCACCACGCACCGTCTACTGGATTTACATTACATCATTCGAGACCTGCTACAAATGCAGGTCTTTTAGCAGAATACGGTGGTCGAAGGGAAGAACACGAAGGCAGGCGGCTAGCGCATTTACCGCTGGCTCACCTCCCAACACACGGTGGAGCTCGACTAGCTCCTGGTCTAACTTTAAAAAGGCCCATTGAAGATGATGACCACCAAAGTCACCACGAACCTACAAAAAGGCTCTTAGAAGAGCATTCTCGGCCACCACTAACTCGTGGTGACTCCTTGCCTGCGGTTTCATTGGCTGCTCCTTTTGCACCAGACCGCGTTTTCAAGCAAGAAAAACACCCAATGCGGACACCTTCATTTGATGCATCTTCGTTCAAAACGAATG GATATGCTAACAGCGCACCAATTACAAATGGCTCTGCGGGATCCCCACTTGGACGTACTGCTGGCTCCCCACCAGTAACAGGAGCGGGAGCTGGTCCTTCCCCGATGGCTGCTCTCATGTCTGTTACGGACACGCTCCCTCCAGGCTCACCGCGTTCAGCTGGAGGATCACCTCCCCAGCCGCCGCCACAGCGATCTGCTAGCCGCTCGAGCCAACACTCGCCCAATTCATCAG GGTCGAACGGCGGGCGGCGGTCGTCGGGCTCGCGACATGTGTCGTCGACGACCTCGGTATCGTCCACGGAAGCTGGAGAAGGCGCCGAGGCCGCTGCGCCCGCTTCCGCGCCGCTGCTGAAGTGCACGCTCTGCCAGGAGCGCCTCGAAGACACGCACTTCGTACAGTGTCCCAGCCAACCCCACCATAAATTCTGCTTCCCCTGCTCCCGGGATTCTATCAAGCGACAGCAAGGATCTGAG GTATACTGTCCCAGTGGAGAGAAATGTCCCTTGGCAAATTCGACAGTCCCTTGGGCCTTCATGCAAGGCGAAATCGCCACGATCCTCGGCGAAGAGTTCAAGCCGAAGAAGGAGCGTGAGACCTAG